One Hydrogenophaga crassostreae genomic region harbors:
- a CDS encoding histone H1-like DNA-binding protein has translation MATAKKAPAKKAPAKKAPAAKKAVVKKAAPAKKAVAKKAVVAKKAVVKKAVAAKKTVAKKAVVAKKAVVKKAVAAKKTVAKKAVVAKKAVVKKAVAAKKTVAKKAVAVKKAVVKKAAPAKKAAPAKKAAAKKVVAKKAAPAKKAAVKKAPAKKAAPAKKAAVKKAAPAKKAKPAKKPAAVAAPAAQTKLNPQAAWPFPTSTKP, from the coding sequence ATGGCAACTGCGAAAAAAGCACCGGCTAAAAAGGCCCCTGCAAAAAAGGCTCCCGCAGCCAAAAAAGCGGTAGTGAAGAAAGCTGCACCAGCCAAGAAGGCCGTCGCTAAAAAGGCTGTAGTGGCCAAAAAAGCGGTAGTGAAGAAAGCTGTAGCAGCCAAGAAGACCGTCGCTAAAAAGGCCGTAGTGGCCAAAAAAGCGGTAGTGAAGAAAGCTGTAGCAGCCAAGAAGACCGTCGCCAAAAAGGCCGTAGTGGCCAAAAAAGCGGTAGTGAAGAAAGCTGTAGCAGCCAAGAAGACCGTCGCCAAAAAGGCCGTCGCGGTCAAAAAAGCGGTGGTGAAAAAAGCCGCCCCAGCGAAGAAGGCAGCCCCGGCCAAGAAAGCTGCTGCCAAAAAGGTCGTCGCGAAGAAAGCCGCTCCCGCCAAAAAAGCTGCGGTGAAAAAGGCTCCCGCGAAGAAAGCAGCACCGGCAAAAAAAGCCGCCGTCAAAAAGGCAGCCCCAGCAAAAAAAGCTAAGCCGGCCAAGAAGCCGGCAGCCGTTGCGGCACCTGCAGCTCAAACCAAGCTGAACCCACAGGCAGCATGGCCGTTTCCAACGTCCACCAAGCCTTGA
- a CDS encoding ABC transporter permease, translating to MWFNTLLLALRSIRRNLMRSFLTVLGIVIGVSAVITMVTVGNGATLAVQNQISGLGTNLLQVRPGQRMGPGGGGGSAPSFKEADAEAIATQIGGVAAAAPESRSGGTLVANGRNWTSSITGSTNAWLTIGNWSLSQGREFTDDELRAGSAVCMVGETVRRELFGDKPALGEALRVQKITCEVVGVLGSKGQGSFGNDQDDLVFMPIKTLQRRITGSTSVNTLLVSMADGSDSTRVKTSMTQLLRERRKLADSDEDNFNVLDTKQLADTLSGTTKVLTMLLGAVAAVSLLVGGIGIMNIMLVSVTERTREIGLRLAIGALEREVLMQFLIEAVVLAALGGLIGIVLATGASIGLSSLMDVPYVFNPGVNLLSFVFSAGIGVVFGYFPARRAARLNPIDALRHE from the coding sequence ATGTGGTTCAACACCTTGCTGCTCGCGCTTCGCTCCATCCGGCGCAACCTGATGCGCTCTTTTCTCACCGTGCTGGGCATCGTGATTGGCGTGAGCGCCGTGATCACCATGGTCACCGTGGGCAACGGCGCCACACTCGCGGTGCAAAACCAGATTTCCGGTTTGGGCACCAACCTTCTGCAAGTGCGCCCGGGGCAGCGCATGGGGCCAGGCGGCGGCGGCGGCAGTGCACCGTCGTTCAAAGAAGCCGACGCCGAGGCCATCGCCACCCAGATCGGCGGCGTGGCAGCGGCCGCACCCGAATCCCGATCGGGCGGCACGCTGGTCGCCAACGGGCGCAACTGGACCAGCAGCATCACCGGCAGCACCAATGCCTGGCTCACCATCGGCAACTGGTCGCTGTCTCAGGGCCGTGAGTTCACAGATGACGAGTTGCGCGCTGGCTCAGCGGTGTGCATGGTGGGTGAGACCGTGCGCCGCGAACTGTTTGGCGACAAACCCGCGCTGGGCGAAGCCTTGCGGGTGCAGAAGATCACCTGCGAAGTGGTTGGCGTGCTGGGCTCAAAAGGGCAAGGCTCTTTCGGCAACGACCAGGACGATCTGGTCTTCATGCCCATCAAAACCCTGCAGCGCCGCATCACCGGATCCACTTCGGTCAACACCTTGCTGGTGTCCATGGCCGACGGCAGCGACAGCACGCGGGTCAAGACCAGCATGACGCAACTGCTGCGCGAGCGGCGCAAACTGGCCGACAGCGATGAGGACAACTTCAACGTGCTCGACACCAAGCAATTGGCCGATACGCTCTCGGGCACCACCAAGGTGCTGACCATGCTGCTGGGTGCCGTGGCCGCTGTGAGCCTCCTGGTGGGCGGTATCGGCATCATGAACATCATGCTGGTCAGCGTGACCGAACGCACCCGTGAAATCGGTCTGCGCCTGGCGATCGGCGCGCTTGAACGTGAGGTGTTGATGCAGTTCCTGATCGAAGCCGTGGTGCTGGCGGCGCTGGGCGGCCTGATCGGTATCGTGCTCGCCACCGGTGCGTCGATTGGCCTTTCATCCTTGATGGACGTGCCCTACGTCTTCAACCCTGGCGTCAACCTGCTGTCGTTCGTGTTCTCAGCAGGTATTGGCGTGGTGTTCGGCTACTTCCCCGCAAGGCGCGCTGCGCGCCTGAACCCCATCGACGCGCTAAGACACGAATGA
- a CDS encoding efflux transporter outer membrane subunit, producing the protein MAIRPTLLISRRLIPIGLAFTLVACAGLPTPSGSPEAGNVPLQWVNGSARADAPAHDLSTWWNRFNDPTLGALITQALEANPSVQGAQAALRQSRALADLQQAGLGPALGTSASAQRSRSGDNDTSNKFQLGFDASWEPDIFGGNRSAANASEADVQASKASLANVRISLAAEVALGYINVRALQTRLDIAQSNLDKQQETLQITQWRAQAGLASSLDVEQSISATEQTRAQLPALKASAAQAMNALAILTGQAPGALASLLATPAPIPASPPDLALAFPADTLRQRPDVATAEQRIAAALSRVASAEAARYPSLRLSGSLGLSALTLGTLTNSASLLQSVLAGLSAPLFDGGANAAQVRAQQAALDQARATYQSTVLSALGDVENALVALQGDGERLARLQTASDAAANAELLARQRYQSGLTDFSTVLTTQRTLLSLQDSLASAQGSLSADHVQLYKALGGGWQPDTQIR; encoded by the coding sequence ATGGCAATCCGACCCACTCTCCTGATCAGCCGACGGCTGATACCCATTGGTCTGGCCTTCACCCTGGTTGCGTGCGCCGGCTTGCCCACACCCTCCGGGTCGCCAGAGGCGGGCAACGTTCCGTTGCAATGGGTGAATGGTTCTGCCCGTGCGGACGCACCGGCACACGACCTGTCGACCTGGTGGAACCGGTTCAACGACCCGACGCTGGGCGCGTTGATCACCCAAGCCCTGGAAGCCAACCCAAGCGTGCAAGGCGCTCAAGCAGCCCTTCGCCAATCGAGGGCCCTGGCCGACTTGCAACAGGCTGGCCTGGGCCCTGCGCTGGGTACATCCGCGTCGGCACAGCGCAGCCGCTCGGGTGACAACGACACCAGCAACAAGTTCCAGCTCGGCTTTGATGCCAGTTGGGAGCCCGATATCTTTGGCGGCAATCGCAGCGCAGCCAACGCCAGCGAGGCAGATGTTCAAGCGTCAAAAGCCAGCCTTGCCAATGTGAGGATTTCGCTGGCCGCGGAGGTGGCCCTGGGTTACATCAACGTGCGCGCACTGCAAACCCGCCTGGACATTGCCCAAAGCAATCTGGACAAGCAGCAGGAAACCCTTCAGATCACCCAATGGCGCGCCCAGGCGGGGCTGGCCTCTTCCCTCGATGTTGAGCAAAGTATCAGCGCCACAGAACAAACGCGCGCTCAGTTGCCAGCCTTGAAGGCCAGCGCAGCGCAGGCCATGAACGCCCTGGCCATCCTCACGGGCCAAGCCCCTGGCGCACTCGCATCCCTGCTGGCGACCCCTGCACCGATACCAGCCAGCCCACCCGACCTGGCGCTCGCCTTCCCGGCAGACACCCTTCGCCAACGGCCCGATGTTGCGACGGCGGAGCAGCGCATTGCCGCTGCCCTGTCGCGGGTGGCATCTGCCGAGGCCGCTCGCTACCCCAGCCTGCGGCTCAGCGGCTCGCTGGGGTTGTCCGCATTGACCTTGGGCACACTCACCAACAGCGCTTCGTTGCTTCAGTCGGTGCTGGCAGGCCTGTCAGCGCCACTGTTTGATGGTGGCGCCAATGCCGCCCAGGTGCGCGCGCAGCAGGCCGCGCTCGATCAGGCGCGCGCCACCTACCAGAGCACGGTACTGAGTGCGCTGGGCGATGTCGAAAACGCCCTGGTCGCGCTCCAGGGTGATGGCGAACGCCTTGCGCGACTCCAGACGGCCTCTGACGCCGCAGCCAACGCCGAGCTTCTGGCCCGCCAGCGTTACCAGAGCGGCTTGACCGATTTTTCCACGGTGCTGACCACCCAGCGCACGTTGCTCTCGCTGCAAGACAGCCTGGCCAGCGCGCAGGGCAGCCTGAGCGCCGACCATGTGCAGCTCTACAAGGCCTTGGGCGGCGGCTGGCAACCAGACACCCAGATCCGCTGA
- a CDS encoding efflux RND transporter periplasmic adaptor subunit, translating into MTAQKTDLSNDAALQNLLGEDPAPRWWKRPSLWLALIALILLVAGWTYWQSQKAASAAPAFVTEVARKGQLTLTVSANGTLQPTRSVNIGSELSGTVQRVLVDVNDKVKAGQVMVELDAAKFKDQVQRSRASLAAAQAQMAQSSATVKESRSTLARFEEVAKLSDGKVPSATELDSARAAVARAEAAEQSALANVAVARATLSTDETNLSKSSIRSPIDGVVLSRSVDPGNAVAASLQAVTLFTVAENLAQLELSASVDEADVGSVQVGQKASFTVSAYPSRKFPAAITRVAFGSTTTNNVVTYTATLAVDNDDLSLRPGMTAVATIVSTERNDALLVPNTALRFTPTANGAAKAGAASSSSILSKMMPRPPRSSSAKKTTEEKASPGARTIWVLVDGSAKSVAVQTGISDGRMTEIVGGDLQPGMQVITDQRSSGTGS; encoded by the coding sequence ATGACCGCTCAAAAAACCGATCTCTCCAACGACGCTGCTTTGCAAAACCTGCTCGGCGAAGACCCGGCACCCCGTTGGTGGAAGCGCCCATCGCTCTGGCTGGCTTTGATCGCCCTGATCTTGCTGGTCGCTGGGTGGACCTATTGGCAATCACAGAAAGCAGCCAGCGCAGCGCCCGCATTTGTGACCGAAGTGGCGCGCAAAGGCCAGCTCACGCTCACCGTCTCTGCCAATGGCACGCTGCAGCCCACGCGCTCGGTCAACATCGGTAGCGAGTTGTCGGGCACGGTACAGCGCGTGCTCGTGGATGTGAACGACAAAGTCAAAGCCGGGCAAGTGATGGTCGAGCTCGACGCGGCCAAGTTCAAAGACCAGGTGCAGCGCTCACGCGCCTCGCTTGCAGCCGCGCAGGCTCAAATGGCCCAGAGCAGCGCCACGGTGAAGGAATCACGCTCCACCTTGGCACGCTTTGAAGAAGTCGCCAAGCTGTCGGACGGCAAGGTGCCCTCGGCCACCGAACTCGACAGCGCACGCGCCGCGGTTGCCCGGGCCGAGGCCGCAGAACAAAGCGCACTGGCCAACGTGGCCGTTGCCCGCGCCACGTTGTCGACCGACGAAACCAACCTCTCAAAGTCGTCTATCCGGTCGCCCATTGACGGCGTGGTGCTGAGCCGCTCGGTGGATCCGGGCAATGCCGTGGCTGCCTCGTTGCAGGCTGTAACCCTGTTTACCGTGGCCGAAAACCTGGCGCAGCTGGAACTCAGCGCCAGCGTCGACGAAGCCGATGTGGGTTCGGTGCAAGTGGGGCAAAAGGCGTCCTTCACAGTCAGTGCCTACCCCTCACGCAAGTTTCCCGCAGCCATCACCCGCGTGGCGTTTGGCTCCACGACGACCAACAACGTGGTCACCTACACCGCCACTCTCGCGGTCGACAACGACGATCTCAGCCTGCGCCCGGGCATGACCGCGGTGGCCACCATCGTTTCGACCGAACGCAATGATGCGCTGCTGGTGCCCAACACCGCGCTGCGCTTCACGCCAACAGCCAACGGCGCCGCCAAAGCGGGAGCCGCATCAAGCAGCAGCATCCTGTCAAAGATGATGCCCCGCCCCCCGCGCAGCTCATCGGCAAAAAAGACCACCGAAGAAAAGGCCTCGCCCGGCGCCCGCACGATCTGGGTGCTGGTGGATGGCAGCGCCAAATCGGTTGCTGTGCAGACCGGTATCAGCGATGGGCGCATGACCGAGATCGTTGGCGGTGATTTGCAGCCCGGCATGCAGGTGATCACCGATCAGCGCAGCTCAGGGACCGGTTCATGA
- a CDS encoding ABC transporter ATP-binding protein — MSPAVDTGTGAAPLIRLRHITKTYGEGNTAFQALKGVDLDIQRGDFVAIMGPSGSGKSTAMNTLGCLDIPTGGTYEFQGVQVQSLSRDQRARLRRRYLGFVFQGFNLLARTSAQENVELPLIYRGEPTAKRHAMAARALDAVGLKGWEHHTPGELSGGQQQRVAIARAIVTEPAVLLADEPTGNLDTHRSQEIMELLWRLNADQGITVLMVTHEPDMAAYAKRMVRFVDGVVASDERNPHPQALQPHASAPLIEGVA, encoded by the coding sequence ATGAGCCCCGCTGTCGATACCGGTACCGGTGCGGCACCCCTGATTCGCCTGCGCCACATCACCAAAACCTATGGCGAAGGCAACACCGCCTTTCAAGCGCTCAAGGGCGTGGATCTCGATATCCAGCGCGGTGACTTTGTGGCCATCATGGGGCCCAGCGGCTCTGGCAAATCCACGGCAATGAACACCCTGGGTTGCCTCGACATCCCCACGGGTGGCACCTATGAGTTTCAAGGGGTTCAGGTGCAATCGCTCAGCCGCGACCAGCGCGCGCGTTTGCGCCGGCGCTACCTGGGTTTTGTCTTCCAAGGGTTCAATCTGCTCGCACGCACTTCGGCCCAGGAAAATGTGGAGTTGCCTTTGATTTACCGCGGTGAGCCCACGGCGAAACGCCACGCCATGGCCGCGCGCGCGCTTGACGCCGTGGGTCTCAAGGGTTGGGAGCATCACACGCCCGGCGAGCTCTCCGGCGGCCAGCAGCAGCGCGTGGCGATTGCGCGCGCCATCGTCACCGAACCGGCGGTCTTGTTGGCCGACGAGCCCACCGGCAACCTGGATACCCACCGCAGCCAGGAGATCATGGAGTTGCTCTGGCGTCTCAACGCCGATCAGGGCATCACCGTGCTGATGGTGACGCATGAACCCGATATGGCGGCCTATGCCAAACGCATGGTGCGTTTCGTCGACGGCGTGGTGGCCAGCGATGAGCGCAACCCCCACCCGCAAGCGCTGCAGCCCCATGCATCCGCACCCCTGATCGAAGGAGTGGCTTGA